One window of Nocardia nova SH22a genomic DNA carries:
- a CDS encoding keywimysin-related RiPP codes for MQKKQKYSTPRLAKVGSFRKDTGNLRRGIPEPVIVIPLGG; via the coding sequence ATGCAGAAGAAGCAGAAGTACAGTACGCCACGTCTTGCCAAGGTCGGTTCCTTCCGGAAGGATACCGGAAACCTCCGGCGCGGCATTCCGGAGCCGGTCATCGTAATTCCGCTGGGCGGATAG